The window TGTGGAAAACATCCGCCGCTATCAGGTCAGTCTGGTCGGCTATCTGCAGGAAAAACAAAGGAAAGCGGCGCAGGAAGAGGCCGAGCGTGAGGCGTTGGGGAAAGGCTATCCGGCGGTGATGCCGGAACTGGCGCTTAATTACTGATTATTCTGGTTTATTCTCTGCGCGCTGCGCCAGCCTAAGCGCCTTTTTTTGCTCGCGGCGCAGGCGGAAAAAGTTGCTCAGCGTTGCGGCGCACTCTTCCGCCAGCACGCCCGACGCGATCTCCACCTGATGATTCATGCCCGGATGGCGCAGGATGTCCACCAGCGATCCGGCCGCGCCGGTTTTCTCGTCGGCCGCGCCGTACACCAGGCGGCGGATGCGGCTGTGCACCATCGCGCCGGCGCACATGACGCAGGGCTCCAGCGTGACGTACAGCGTGGCGTTCAACAGCCGGTAATTTTGCAGCACCGCCCCGCCCTGGCGCAACGCCATGATTTCCGCATGGGCGGTCGGATCGTGGCGGCCGATCGGCCGATTCCAGCCTTCGCCTATCACCTGATTATCCAACACCAGCAGCGCACCCACCGGCACTTCCCCTTCTTCCTGCGCGCGCAGGGCCAGCCGCAATGCCTGACGCATCCAGTATTCATCATTATATTCAGTCATCGCATAGTTCCTCGTGCGCTTTTGCGGCGGGCATTATACACACTAGTCCTCTTTTGTCGCAGCCACTCGACTATACTGGCGCAAACCGGTGTGATTCAGGGAAAGGGAACATGAAGCTGAGTAAAAAGAACGCTGCGGTGGTGCGCAAAGCGCTGAACGGTTGGGTCGGGGAAGGCGCGCTGACGCCGCAACAGCAACAGCAGCTGTTGCAGCACGTGGAAATCCAGCCTTTCGACTGGCGGCGGCTGGCGCGCTATGCGTTTCTGGCCGCGCTGGCTTCGCTGGTCATCGCCATCACCAGCCTGTTCGCCGACAGCGGCCTGTTAGCCTGGTTAAGCGAGCTGTTCCGCTTCGATGCGCCGGCGCGCATGGTGATTGCCGGCGTGCTGGCGGCGCTGGCCTACGCCTGGGCGCTGCGCCGCCGCCGCCGGCACCCTGAGAAACGCTACGGCAATGAGGCGGCGCTGTTTATCGCGGTGCTGCTCACCGCCTGCGCCCTGTGGCAAATGGGCGTATGGCTGGATAACGGCAGCGGCCGGGTTTCCGTACTGTTGGTCTTCGCTGCGCTGCTGTACGGCCTGATCGGCTGGTTCGGCAAGTCCGGGCTGGTATGGTGGTTTGCATTGCTGTCGCTCGGCAACGCCTTCGGCGCGGAAACCGGCTATCTGTCCGGCTGGGGCGCCTACTGGCTCGGCATGAGCTACCCGATCCGCTTTATCGCCTTCGGCGTGGTCCTGATCGCCGCCGCGCTGCTGCTGCAACCGGTATTGGCCCGGCGCGGGCTGGACAGGGTTTCGCTGGCGATGGGGCTGCTGTATCTGTTTATCGCCCTGTGGCTGTTGTCGATCTTCGGCAACTACGGCGATCTCGACGGCTGGTACCAGGTGCGGCAAATCGAGCTGTTCCACTGGAGCCTGCTGTTCGGCATCGTCGCCGCAGCCGCCATCTGGCTGGGGTTGAAGCGCGACGACGCCATGCTGCGCGGATTCGGCCTGACCTTCCTCGCCATCAACCTTTATACCCGGCTGTTCGAATTCTTCTGGGACAGCATGCCGAAGGCGATTTTCTTCGTGCTGCTCGGCCTGAGCCTGTGGGCGTTGGGGCATTACGCCGAAAAGATATGGCAGCTGGGGCGCGGGCCGCACGACGTTACCGATGACCGGAGCGAAGGCCGCTAAAGACAACGAAGGGCGGATAGTCCGCCGCTGTTTTTATTCCAACTGCTGCAGCTCACCCTGCTTGCTGACCCGCCAGCGATGCTCGCAGAAGAACAGCAGCGGGTTATCCTGCTTGCTGTCGCTGTAGCCGCTGTACAGTTGCAGCGGCGTGCCCAGACGCTGCTCCAGCTGCGTCACCTTTTGTTCGCCCAGGCAACGCATCGTCAGCACCCAACCGCCGTAGCGGCGCGCAATGCGGCTGCCGACCAGCCGCACCCGCGGCAAAAACGCCGAATCCTGATAGACCTGCTCAACCAGCCGCTCCGGCGAACCGGTGATCAGCCACACCTGCGCATCATGCGTATCGAGGTACTGCCGCAGGCGCATTTGCACCACCGGGAACGCCGTCACCTTTTGGCGAAAATAGTCGACGAACCGCGCTTCAAGCGCCCTGAGCCGCGCCTCCGACCGGCCGAAGGTCATCGCCCACAGCAATAGGCTCATCGGCCAGCGCGCCGCGCGCCCCATCAACAGCAATCCCAGACCCACCACCGGCAGCACCGGCGCCACCAGCAGCAGGTTCAACGGCAGATGGCGCAGCAAGAAACGCAAGAAGCTGCCAAACATGTCCTCCTGATGCAGCGTGCCGTCCAGATCAAAGAACACCACGCGGCGGCTCGGCTTGTCGCTCAAAACTACTCCTCAGGATCGTTGAATCCCATTATCCAGGTGAATATAAATCCGGCGATGATGGTAATCAGCATCCCCGCCAGATACAACATCACCTTACCTGAGACAATGGTTAACGCCAAAGGCAAACCCGAGATGCCGAAGGTAATGACCGTCGCCACCTTCCAGTAGCTGATCAACGCACCGCCCACCGCACCGCCGAGGCAGGCGCCGATAAAGGGCTTGCCCAGCGGCAGCGTCACCCCGAAGATCAACGGCTCGCCGATGCCGAGAATGCCGACCGGCAGCGCGCCCTTGATCACCTTTTTCAGCCGCGCGTTGCGGGTTTTCATCAGCACCGCCAGCGCGGCGCCCACCTGGCCGACACCGGCCATCGCCAGGATCGGCAACAGCGGGTTGGAACCGTGCGCCTGCACCAACTCCACGTGGATCGGCACCAGCCCCTGATGCAACCCCGACAGCACCAGCGGCAGGAACAGCCCGGACAGCACCGCCCCCACCAGCAAGCCGCCCTTGTCGATCGCCAAATTGGCGCCGTGGGCGATGGCGTCGGAGATATAGCCACCCAGCGGCTGCAGGATCAGGATCGCCAGCGAGGCGGTCACCAGCGTGGTCAGCAACGGGTTGAGTATCAGTTCAATCGATTCCGGCAGCAGCTTGCGCAGGCGTTTCTCCACCCAGCACATCAGCGCCACCACCAGCAGCACCGCAATCACCCCGCCGCGCCCCGGTTGCAGCGCCTCGCCAAACAGGCTGATCTGCGCCAGCGCCGGGCTGGAGAGAATGCCGGCCATCACCCCGCCCATCGCCTGGGAGCCGCCGAACACCCGCGCGGCGTTGACCCCGACCAGAATATTCATGATGGCGAACACCGCGCTGCCGAAAATCGCCAGCAGCCCCAGCAGGTTGGGGTAGTTCAGCGCCAGATCGCCGGCGATGTCCGGCCGTTTCAGCAGGTTGATGATACCGGTGATCAGCCCCGAGGCTATAAACGCCGGGATCAGCGGAATAAAAATGTCGGCCAGTTTTTTCAGCGCGCCGCTCATCGGCGCGGCGTATTTCTGCTTGGCCTGCGCCTTGGTGCCGGCGATGTCACCCACGGCAACGGCCGGTGCGGCGCCGTTGAACAACTCCCGCATGGCGTCCACCACTTTGGCGGCGGCGCCCGGGCCGACGATAAACTGATGCTGTTCGCCCTGTTTGATATAACCCTTCACGCCGGGCAGCTGTTTGAGCGCCGCCAGGTCGAGACGCTGCTCGTCGCTGACCTCGACGCGCACCCGCGTCATGCAGTTTTCCAGTTTGAGGATGTTCCCCTCGCCGCCCACGCCCGCTAAAATTTGTGTCGCCAGTGCCGTTGTCTTATCCATCGCCCGCTCCAAAAGTGGATTAACGCGTTAACGCCGCACGCAAATAGCCGTTATGCCGCTGCAGCCGCTGCGCGGCTTCTTCGGCGCTGACGCCGGCCAGGATCATCAGGATCGCCGGTTTGACCTCAAAATCGGTCTGGGCCAGCGCCGCCTCGGCCTGGCTGCGCTGCGCGCCGGTGGCCTCCACCACGATGCGGCAGGCGCGGTCCACCAGCTTCACGTTGGTGGCCTTCACGTCCACCATCAGGTTCTGGTAAACCTTGCCGAGCTTAACCATCGCCCCGGTCGACAGCATGTTCAACACCAGCTTCTGCGCGGTGCCGGACTTCAGGCGCGTCGAGCCGGTCAGGGCCTCAGGGCCAACCACCGGAGAGATCGCCACCTGCGCCTCATGGGCGATCGGCGAATCGGGGTTGCAGGAGATTGCCGCCGTTGGGCACCCCAATTGGCGGGCGTAACGCAGCGCGCCGATCACGTAAGGCGTGCGGCCCGAAGCCGCCAGCCCCACCACCATATCGGTGGCGGTCAGGTTCAGCGCCTGCAGATCGGCGGCGCCCAGCGCGGCGTCATCCTCGGCGCCTTCGACCGCTTTCAGCAGCGCACCCGGGCCACCGGCGATCAGCCCCACCACTACGCCATGCGGCACGCCGAAGGTCGGCGGGCATTCAGACGCATCCAGCACGCCGAGGCGCCCGCTGGTGCCGGCACCCAGATAGATCAAACGCCCGCCGGCCTTCAATGCCGCGGCGGCAAGGTCGATAGCCTGGGCGATTTCCGGCAGCACCTTTTCTATCGCTTCCGGCACCTTGCGGTCTTCCTGGTTAAAGCAGCGGACCATCTCCAGCGTCGACATTTGGTCTAATTCCATCGTGGCCGGATTGCGGGTTTCAGATACCAGTGCGCCTAAGTTCATTTTCTCACCTTTGAATTTTTAATTCACAACATGAAATCATTATCTGAATATTTTATTCAACAAAGCGAGCACTATTTGCTACTTTAAAGGCGAGCTCACAAAAATTTTCACTGCGCGTTTTCTCCACCGGCGTGGCAGAATGACCGCTGGTTTCCAGGGAAAGATCAATGAGTACCCTTCTGCGTATTCGCCAGATGTACCCGACACTGGCTCAAAATGACCGCAAACTGGCGGATTTCCTGTTGCATAACGCCGAGCAGGCGCGCCATCTCAGCTCGCAAAAACTGGCGCAGCTGGCCGGTATCAGCCAGTCGAGCGTAGTGAAGTTTGCCCAGAAAATGGGCTACAAAGGCTTCCCGGCCTTGAAGCTGGCGCTGAGCGAAACGCTGGCGCAGCCGCAGGCCGAGCCCGCCGTCACCGTACATAACCACATCCTCAGCAGCGATGCGTTGAAAACCGTCGGTGAGAAACTGCTGGTGGAAAAGCAGGCGGCTTTGCGCGCCACGCTGGACATCAACAGCGAAGATCGGCTGCACCAGGCGCTGGATATGCTGCGCCAGGCGCGCCGGGTGGTGCTGGTTGGCATCGGCGCCTCCGGCCTGGTGGCCAAGGACTTCTCCTATAAGCTGCTGAAAATCGGCGTGATGGCGGTGGCGGAGCCGGATATGCATGTTCAGCTGGCGGCGGTGCAGGCGCTGGATAAGCGCGATCTGCTGTTGGCCATCTCGTTCAGCGGCGAAAGACGTGAAATCAATCTGGCGGCGGAAGAAGCCCGCCTGGCCGGCGCCAAGGTGCTGGCTCTGACCAGCTTCTCGCCCAACGGCCTGCAGCAGCGCGCCGACCACTGCCTGTATACCATCGCCGAAGAGCCGAATACCCGCAGCGCGGCCATTTCTTCCAGCACCGCCCAGTTCGCCCTCACCGACCTGCTGTTTATGGCGCTGATCCAGCACGATCTCGATCACGCGCGCGACCGCATCAAACACAGCGAACAGTTGATGAAAAAACTGGTTTAAAGGGTATAATCGGCGCCTGCGAAAATACCCCTGTTAATAATGAGAGATACGCCATGGCCCTGCTAATCACACGCAAATGCATCAACTGCGACATGTGCGAGCCGGAATGCCCGAACCAGGCGATTTCGATGGGTGACGAGATTTACCAGATTGATACCGATCGCTGCACCGAATGCGTCGGCCACTATGATACGCCGACCTGCCAGCAGGTTTGCCCGATAGACAACACCATTATCATCGATCCGCTTCATAGCGAAACCAGCGAACAGCTGTGGGATAAGTTTGTGGTATTGCACCACGCCGATCGGCTGTAACGGCTGCGGCAGGATCAATAAGGGCGCCCTGAGGCGCCCTTGGCTTTTTCAGCTTTCGATAATCACCGTCGCACAGGCGTAGCGGCGCTCATCGGCCAATGAAACGTGGATCGCCGTCACCCCCATCTCCTGCGCCAGCTCGGCGGCGCGATCGTGCAGGCGGATATTCGGCTTGCCCAAGCCGTCGTTGAACACCTCGAACTGGTTGAACGCCAGACCGTTGCGAATGCCGGTGCCAAACGCCTTGGCGGCCGCTTCCTTGACCGCGAAACGCTTGGCGAGAAAACGTATCGGCTGCTGATGCTGCCGATACAGTTCCCATTCAGCGGCGCTCAGC is drawn from Serratia entomophila and contains these coding sequences:
- the tadA gene encoding tRNA adenosine(34) deaminase TadA, producing the protein MTEYNDEYWMRQALRLALRAQEEGEVPVGALLVLDNQVIGEGWNRPIGRHDPTAHAEIMALRQGGAVLQNYRLLNATLYVTLEPCVMCAGAMVHSRIRRLVYGAADEKTGAAGSLVDILRHPGMNHQVEIASGVLAEECAATLSNFFRLRREQKKALRLAQRAENKPE
- a CDS encoding DUF2157 domain-containing protein → MKLSKKNAAVVRKALNGWVGEGALTPQQQQQLLQHVEIQPFDWRRLARYAFLAALASLVIAITSLFADSGLLAWLSELFRFDAPARMVIAGVLAALAYAWALRRRRRHPEKRYGNEAALFIAVLLTACALWQMGVWLDNGSGRVSVLLVFAALLYGLIGWFGKSGLVWWFALLSLGNAFGAETGYLSGWGAYWLGMSYPIRFIAFGVVLIAAALLLQPVLARRGLDRVSLAMGLLYLFIALWLLSIFGNYGDLDGWYQVRQIELFHWSLLFGIVAAAAIWLGLKRDDAMLRGFGLTFLAINLYTRLFEFFWDSMPKAIFFVLLGLSLWALGHYAEKIWQLGRGPHDVTDDRSEGR
- the yfhb gene encoding phosphatidylglycerophosphatase C; protein product: MSDKPSRRVVFFDLDGTLHQEDMFGSFLRFLLRHLPLNLLLVAPVLPVVGLGLLLMGRAARWPMSLLLWAMTFGRSEARLRALEARFVDYFRQKVTAFPVVQMRLRQYLDTHDAQVWLITGSPERLVEQVYQDSAFLPRVRLVGSRIARRYGGWVLTMRCLGEQKVTQLEQRLGTPLQLYSGYSDSKQDNPLLFFCEHRWRVSKQGELQQLE
- a CDS encoding PTS transporter subunit EIIC, with the translated sequence MDKTTALATQILAGVGGEGNILKLENCMTRVRVEVSDEQRLDLAALKQLPGVKGYIKQGEQHQFIVGPGAAAKVVDAMRELFNGAAPAVAVGDIAGTKAQAKQKYAAPMSGALKKLADIFIPLIPAFIASGLITGIINLLKRPDIAGDLALNYPNLLGLLAIFGSAVFAIMNILVGVNAARVFGGSQAMGGVMAGILSSPALAQISLFGEALQPGRGGVIAVLLVVALMCWVEKRLRKLLPESIELILNPLLTTLVTASLAILILQPLGGYISDAIAHGANLAIDKGGLLVGAVLSGLFLPLVLSGLHQGLVPIHVELVQAHGSNPLLPILAMAGVGQVGAALAVLMKTRNARLKKVIKGALPVGILGIGEPLIFGVTLPLGKPFIGACLGGAVGGALISYWKVATVITFGISGLPLALTIVSGKVMLYLAGMLITIIAGFIFTWIMGFNDPEE
- the murQ gene encoding N-acetylmuramic acid 6-phosphate etherase, translated to MNLGALVSETRNPATMELDQMSTLEMVRCFNQEDRKVPEAIEKVLPEIAQAIDLAAAALKAGGRLIYLGAGTSGRLGVLDASECPPTFGVPHGVVVGLIAGGPGALLKAVEGAEDDAALGAADLQALNLTATDMVVGLAASGRTPYVIGALRYARQLGCPTAAISCNPDSPIAHEAQVAISPVVGPEALTGSTRLKSGTAQKLVLNMLSTGAMVKLGKVYQNLMVDVKATNVKLVDRACRIVVEATGAQRSQAEAALAQTDFEVKPAILMILAGVSAEEAAQRLQRHNGYLRAALTR
- a CDS encoding MurR/RpiR family transcriptional regulator, with protein sequence MSTLLRIRQMYPTLAQNDRKLADFLLHNAEQARHLSSQKLAQLAGISQSSVVKFAQKMGYKGFPALKLALSETLAQPQAEPAVTVHNHILSSDALKTVGEKLLVEKQAALRATLDINSEDRLHQALDMLRQARRVVLVGIGASGLVAKDFSYKLLKIGVMAVAEPDMHVQLAAVQALDKRDLLLAISFSGERREINLAAEEARLAGAKVLALTSFSPNGLQQRADHCLYTIAEEPNTRSAAISSSTAQFALTDLLFMALIQHDLDHARDRIKHSEQLMKKLV
- a CDS encoding YfhL family 4Fe-4S dicluster ferredoxin; amino-acid sequence: MALLITRKCINCDMCEPECPNQAISMGDEIYQIDTDRCTECVGHYDTPTCQQVCPIDNTIIIDPLHSETSEQLWDKFVVLHHADRL
- the acpS gene encoding holo-ACP synthase, encoding MAVLGLGTDIVEMARIEAVVERSGDRLARRVLSAAEWELYRQHQQPIRFLAKRFAVKEAAAKAFGTGIRNGLAFNQFEVFNDGLGKPNIRLHDRAAELAQEMGVTAIHVSLADERRYACATVIIES